A segment of the Lycium barbarum isolate Lr01 chromosome 7, ASM1917538v2, whole genome shotgun sequence genome:
GGTGGAGTTCAAGTTATCCCAAGTTTAATACCACATGCCAAATGATGTATTAATTACACGTAGATAATATTAGTTATGCAGGTTTTATACCAAAAACCAACGTTGTtcaagtaatgcaaaattttataCAGACACTAAAATTTCTAATACTCCGGACAATACATCCCCTAACAGTTTAAAGAACTCATGATTATCCATAAGATTAACTAGTAAAGGCGTAATTCGAATGAATAGTAGCAGAGGATGAGGCATGAAACTTAGATAAGTGAAAGGCATAGCCAATCAGGAAAACATAGAAGAGGAGTACAGACATACCCAATCAGGTCTCTGAGTACAAAATGAAAATTCACCATCATGTATGATTCCATGTCTCCATATTAAAACCTTCTCACCAATCTAAGTACGAAAAGAAAAGTCACCATTATACATCTGCAATCTTGTAAGCTCAAGTTCATTACTTAAAAGGTTGCAAGATTTATTAGTTAGACCTCTCCGAAATGTAAAAAAAAGGTGAAAATGAGACAGTGTTTGGAAGCTTCTTTATCTGAATAGCGCTTGGAAGCTTCTTTAAGTTCTCACATGCTTTTAAGTTTAACCGACGGAGGTTCTTTGAAACTCCAAGAGATATGGGGAGCCCTACCAATCCAAAATATCGATCTATATAAAGAGCTTCTACTTGTTGTGATTCAAAGAGGATGTTTGGCAGCGTTGCAAGTTTATTGCAATGAGTAATACAGAGATGTTCAAGATTACGAATAGCTTCCGGAACACTTCCAAGAACTTCACAACTACTCAATTCCAATACTCTAAGGCCGCTGAAAGACGGGGCTAAGCTTCTTATCTAGGGGGATTCTACATTGAGTCTTGATAAGCGCCACATATCTCCACAGATTTCTGGAAATTCTTCTAAACTTGTGCATCCATGGAGGTAGAGAGTCTCAAGAGATTCCATGGAAACAAATTTTGGAAGCTTCTTAAGTTTGTGACAACTAGACAAACACAAATAAGTAAGCATTCTGCAATGTCCAAGACAGGGATGGACCTTTTCCAAATTCGAACACCCATTTAAATATAGTATCTCCAAGTTTGGCTTATCACCAAAATTAGGGTTTTTTGTCAACCCGAGGCTCCTGTTGAGATCCAAATGCTTCAAGTTGCTCAATTTCTGTTTTCATAAAAAAAATGATGTTCCTATGATATACCAGATAGCTTAAGTAGTACTCCTAATAGAAATATTTATGTGATTTCTGTTTTGTGGGgaagaaataaagagaagagATGGTTGTGGAAAAGAGAAGATGTAAATTACAACAAAGCGAATTTATATACAAGATGTTCTATAATTGTAACAATTTGTTCAGAACTATTATTCCATTATTTTGTACGAGAAACTTTGCAACAAATCACCATTTGATATCTAATATttgaaaatttaaaatcaaaACATCAAAAGTATTGCACATGACAACTGTTTCTGTACTATTCTTTGTGATAAAGTACTTCATTTTAAGTTATTTATAACCCCGTCCTATAGAAAACAAGTATAGACATATTTGCTTTTAATGGTTCCATCCTTTTGTCGTTTCAAATTTAAAGCAATTACAACATCAATGGATGGAGTGTATTTAAATGCTTTCTTCAATTTTGAAGGTTCATAATACATAAATATGGATGTAGTAAAgatgaattacagaaacaagtaTACAACATGTTTAAGTCCTTTTGCATGCTTCACAGTAGGGTTGGATTGGATATGTCACCATAGTTCTAGGGGTGACTTTGTACTTGTACAAACAGGTTATTTTCGTGCCAGTATTTAAAAGTTGTCCTTGGTTTTGACAACGATTCAGAAACGGCCTTTTtaagttttgaaatttttttgaaCTAAAATAACCTTAAGTTGAGCAACAAATATGGTAAAGCGATGCCGCAACTGTGGCATGCAAGTTATGAAAAATTGATAGAATTGCAAGTTATGAAAAATTGATAGAATTGCAAGTTATGAAAAATTGATAGAATTTTACGCTATATTCAACTCAACATATATCTTGTTGGATCACATACAAACTATACCGGTTTCTAGTTCCCACTCATGGTAGCTCACTTAAATCTACAGGATTGTCATGTTTTTTCAGTTTTCTCTCGtggtacttcatataaacatatTCCATTTACTCTACCCGATTATTATGATTTTTAGTTTTCACTCATGGTATCTCATTTAAATGGATTCAATTTACTCCACAGGATTGTCATGATTTTTAATTTTCACTCATGGTATCTCATATAAAATTGTTCCATTTACTCTACCAGATTATCATGATTATTTCTAGTTTTCACTCATGATGCCTCATATAAAATTGTTCCATTCACAATACATTTCAGAACTGTAGTAGTATTCTTGATAAATGCCTAGTAtcgataaaaaaaaattgcatcacGTTATcataaaagtactttttttttttttttttgcgtggattccCTTCAAAGGCGCCCTAATTTGCCGATCGGACTCTTCAGAAATGTCAACGCGTGCGTGTCGAattctccaaaagtagtgtattttagAGAATTCGACACGGATGTGGCATtgaaagtgaagagtccgcgcaacttaggttatgccttaaggcataactagttctgccttataaggcataaCCTTTGCCTTGCAATAAGAAACTTTTGTATCACGTTATCATGGAAAGCACAGGGACAGCTGGACTGGGCTTATatctgaagggcaaaaatgtcaaTTGCCTGGCATAATAAACAAATGGAGCCGATTtacaaaataaagtaaaaaagcgGGGACAATATTTGAAGACCAACCACAGACACTCCATGCAAAAAGTTGTGGTTCTAGTTCCATTTTGAAGATTTAATTGGGAAAAGAAAGATAGAAGTATGAGCTGTTTGGAGAGATGATACGCTTGATTTTGGATAAAGTCTCTGTACATTGGATTTGCAAGTTTTAAGTTTTACATAATGCAAATTGTGTATGTAGAAGCATTTGAACCGTGGCATGATTAATTCACGTGCATTAACCTAGCAAATATAAGAAACTAGACTTTTGTTGTTTTGGCGAGAGAGTGCACAGGTATACCTTTGATATTGGCCAAAGTTCGACAAGCGGACTTTTAGATAATCTAAGGCTAACGAGATGTGAAGGTTCAAACCCCTCTGGCAATGAACTTGAAGGATAGTTCGGCCATTCAATCCATCGCAGGCTAGACGGAAGACAAGTGATAGTGCTGTCCGAGCTAATAGTTTCACAATGAACTATCAACACCTATAAGCTTTCCATCCTCTTGAATACCTCGTTATGATTTACATGATCATCTTCAAAACGGTAACCTTTTGGGATCTGTAGGCTTTCCACCTTTTTTGTTTTCTGTAAAGAAAGAAACAAATATCTATTTGTCAggcaattaaaaaaaatgaagcaGAAAACTCAATGGAACAAAGTCGCAATACTATGAGCTCACAAAATTATCAATTTAGTAATAATATTCCTTACCAAATTTCCAGTAAAAAGGTCATGAATCTCCTCATGAAGCAATATTATGCTGCTTGTGTACTTTTCTCTTAGGACATTTTCACCCATTTCTTTTATCAAATTATGTATCTGAAATCTGTAGCCATCTGTACTGATGGATAAAAGAGATTTTTCGATGAGACGGCTTATTCCTATCATGTGAATACCACAACTCTTAAGTATTCGTTCCATGTCATATCTTGATTCATGATTGTACAAGCTTCCGATATCTAGGAATATTCTCATCTCATCTTTATTCAACCCATCAAAACCAATCTTAAGTTTTCCTAGAATGTCATCATTAGGGATCTTCTTCAAGCCATCAATTATGTCTCTACATTGCTCTTTGTTTCGTCCATAAAGAGAAGAACCCAAAACTTTAAGAGCTAAAGGGAGTCCATCAGCATACTTCACCACTTCACTTGAAAGTTCCTCAAACTCTCTCTGGAGATTTTCTTTTGAAAGCATGCATGCAAAACAGTTCAAGAGCTTCATTCTGAGACAATAGCAGGACTTCATATACTTTATCCTCTTTCACATGAGTGATTATCTGGTGCTTGTCTCTCATGGTAATCAAAATTCTACTACCCCTGCCAAACCACTCTGTCCCTCCAACTATAAACTCTAGTTCACTTAGATGGTCTACATTGTCAAGAATGAGCAAAACTTTCTTCCAGCGAAGCCCATTCTTTATAATTATGGTTCCATCACATTCACTAGTTACAATCATCTTTTTTCCAAATAGCTTGCAGATAAGAGTTTTCTGTGGCCACTTAAGTCCCTTTTTTGGGCACATTTCTCCAACATCATCAAGAAAACAATAAGCTTCAAATTGATGACGATATCTCTCATAGATAATACTTGCAATTTCTGTCTCTCATTCCCCATATTCCAACGGAATAAACGTCATCGGGTTTCATATGTAATAATGAGATTACTTTGCCAATTTGAGTACCCACTAAGCTTTCCGAAACGGGTAAAATAACGTTCAGTAACATGTAATCAACAACCTTTGTGATGCAATCTGCCTCATCCCTACACGTTACAATGAACAACTATGTAAATCGAACTTTAGAAATCAAATAAGATTATAGAGTTGTTTACATTTTGCACCCTAGTGTATGCTCTCTTTTATTTTTGTACCTTATTTTATTACTTTAAATGATTCTTGCAAAACAATAAAAACACTATGTTTCTTGAATTGCAAAACAGGAAATTacaaataagaagaagaaaaaaaaggataTGGTGCAAAATAAAGAAGAGGTCAAGAAAAACAAACAGAAcagagaaaacaaaagaaagaaatctTACGTGCACTCTTGTAAATGGTACCCTGATATTTTCCTAGCTTGCTTACATGCTTCTCTCCATCTTTGAACCTTCTCCAAATCATCTGTGTTTTTCCTCGTGTTGGGAAAACGACTCGGCGAATGGTGAATTTTGATGGCTTACATCAGATGGACTCACATCATAAAAATTTGGAATCACAATCTGATCCAATTCATTTCGGCTCTTTATGATGTGAGCAAGCTCTTCTAAGCACCATCTTGAGGATGCACAGCTTTTTGAAAATATCACAATAGCAAATCTGGACTCTTCTATGGCTTTCAGTAGTTCACTAGAAATAGATTTTCCCGTTTCCAGCCGCTCATCATCTTTAAAAGCATCAATTCCTCTTCGTTCTAAAGCATTATAGAGATAACTCACAAAGTTCTTATGGGTATGGGGACCTCTAAAACTCAAAAAAGCATCATACTTGCAAACtttggaagaagaagaagcatgAGACATTGTTGAAGGATATTGCTAaagactaagagcccgtttggattggcttataagttgcttataaggtgtttttagcttttttgaatgtttgattggccagcttaaagtcattttgcgcttaaaataagctcaaaaaaataattgggtccatttcacttagtttatctaaagcagcttataagctgaagacaacttataagtcaaaaaaaaaagttagactaccccaacttattttttttttagcttataagcaacatgcagcttataggcataagcccatccaaacaggctctaacagGCAAATTCTCAGCTTTGGATATATGGTGAGATAACTGACATAGTTGGGTTGCTGTGGTGCTTAATAAAGAGTAAGGCTTTACCTTTTTCACTATTCCTAGTAGATGTACGCTACCTTTTCCATTATTGTCAGAAATTAAGGTGTGAAACAGATAAGAAAACTTGATTAATTTGGCCATTAGTcaaaaaggaagaaaaggaaAAGTAAAGTTGGAAAAGATGAAGAAAGCAAATGGAAAGGGAATCAAAGCAACCTAAAAGGAAGCAAAGAAAGACTTTCTGCTGGAATTAGAATTGACGAAGctaaagagcccgtttggattgacttataagttgcttataagctgttttcacctttttgagtgtttgactggccagcttaaagtcattttgtacttaaaataagctcaaaataataattgggctcatttgacttaacttatctaaaacaacttacaagctgaaaacagcttataagcaaaaaaaaaaaaaaagttagactaccccaacttattttttttagcttataagctatttgcagtttataggcataagcccatccaaacaggctcaaaatATGTCCATCAGAAAAGGTTCATTTGTGCCACTCATTAATAATTGTGCTAAAAAATGTCACTGTCGTTACAATTTTGGGTCATATATGTCATACTCACTAGCAAAACTCTACTACTACCAGATGTTGCCACGTGACATTATCTAAACCCTTCATTTTAGGAGTGACATATATGAGTCATTTCGTAGTTCAGTGACATATTTGAACCTTTTTCCAATTTCAATATTAACCTCAATCTTTTCTAATTTTATGTAACAAGCTTACAAGGACAAGTTTGTCCCTTAtattaataacattattattttacaTGAAAAAATTATGCTCTCTTATTTAATTGAATAATGCATCTAATCTTATTCCACATCCTTCACAATTTTTAAGTACTTTATGActctttaaaaatatttaaaaacacATAATATTggtttaagaagaaaaaaaaaaaaaaaggcgggTATAAAAGAGAGTACATGAGGTGTAGATGAGTAAGACAAGTACATATgagtgacatatttgagccttctcCCGACCACTATTAACACCCCAAATTTTACTCATATGTAACTTTCCATATCCATCTACACCTCATTAGAGTCCCTTATAtgcattttgaatttttttgataTACAGTACGGTATTcagtatttataaaaaaaaaatatcaaaatatataGTTACAtaatacaattcatatatattattataatactaacaaGTATTAGTAGAAAATTAATTGTTTAGATGTTGAAACTTTTAGTACTCTATCTTGATTGAAATGCCCTATTTGCGTAATTGATTAATGAATAGGAATTGCTTgttctttcttttgaatatttttaaatgtgCAAGGTGTTAGTATCATATAATTGAGATGTTTATTGAACATCCGAAGTTGTAATTCTTTATCATATGAATATATGTTAGTGGAGAATATTGATATATGCGCGTATATCTTTTTCCTATATGCGAATTAACTtcacttcaaatttccaattgaGAATATTGCTCCCCAGCATATTGTCTATTTAATCCTACAAGAACACGAtgctttttatttttctatttcaGTTTTTCAGTGTAATTTTACCttagaaattatttttttttcttttttttttccgtatGAATGTCTTACATTTTTCCTTACATCAGATTTTCACCTAAGTCAGTTTAATTGTTAGTACAAAATATAGAACgatgtcattcttttttggactgattaaaaaggaaagagtgtcgtATAAATTGGAACAGTGGGAGTATATAACAACAGAAAAATTGGTTAGTAACTAGTGGTTCTCATCATTTGAAGTATCGTTTAGGAATGAAAATTAGCAGAAAAGAAACTGCAAATATATGAGTATATTGTATAGTATAATGAAATTTACCAATTGTTTATCTCTCTTTTCTCAACTGTTATTTTTTAAGTGTTGACTATAGTTGTATGATGGAATAAAGAATAATAGAGTAAAGACTTGACCTTTTTCACTATTCATAATCTTTATGGTAAGCTTCTTATCATCTTCCTATTTCAAGTCATAAAATTAAAGAGAAAAAGGGCTAAATGAGCAGTTTATGAAAAAGGAGAAAATTGATGCCTTGCTAAAAGAGTAAAGTAAAGTTATACCTTTTTCTTCACAATTGCTAGCTAGGGCTGCATATTGGTCGGTGCGGTTCGGGTTTGAAAGTTATTGGTTCAACTTATCGGTTATCGATTTGTAGAATTGTTAAACCGTTAAGATATCGGTTAATGGGTTATCGGTTAATCGGTTGTTATTTCTTATTGGTTCGGTTATCAATTTAACCATCGAGAtttcacacaaaaaaaaattcaagaacttcGGCTACTATTGTAGTCAACCGCGTAAAGTTTGACCTGGTATCAAAGGAGGAAAATAAAGATAAATTTCTAAATCAACTAGTCGAAGAAAGATAAGTTCCTTAATCATCAACCATGTACACCATCACTGGAATTATCTAGTGTACAGGGAACtgtagtattaaaaaaaaagggtaattttCATAAGAATATAGTACAAAAAGAATAGAATCGAAATTTAGAATCCATTGAAAATAAAAAAGTAGCACTTTCAATGGGAAAACAAAAAATAATCTCACATCAATACCATTGACATGTCCAGATGatctgagaaaaaaaaaaggctatgAAGTGGAAATCAAGCAAACCCTAAATCTAGTCAAGTGACTTAATATATGGAAGGGTAGAATTGTAACTAAATAAATGGTTACCGGGTTATTGGTCCacccgttaacaaaaatggtcaaaCCGTGACCCGACCCAATAAGCCAATAACCACAGGGTACCACCCGATACACGAACCAGTAATCCATTAacccgaaccattaacccaataaTCCAATAATCGGTTCGGGTTATTGGTTTAACTATTAATTTGCACAGCCCTATTGCTAGCCATCTACCAATGCAAATTTTGGGCAACTAATTACCATATCCACCATTTGTGagaaatgaattaaaaaaaaaaaagagtaaaaaggATGGAATGAAAGAGTTTCCTGGCATGAGAAATATCCTGTTTCGTTTTCCTTTCACTCATCTCTATTAAGAGAGAGACAGAAATCCCTTCAAACGTCGCAATTCCAGTAAATTGGGGAGAGAATTAGGGTGTTTGGTATGACGTAAAATGTTTTCCTATTTTTTCTTGTTTGGTTGCACTATGTCTTGGCAAATTATTTTTCAACGAAAATATTTTCGTCAaaataggagaaaatattttcccTAAAAATTCGACGGAAAACATTTTTCGAATGCAATAAAAACATACCAACTCTACCCCACCACCTATCCCTATCTCcccaaattttctatttcatatattttatttcaaaaagtgTTTTTGGTATTTGTACAACTTTTTTACTACTACTAGTAATACCATACTACAACTACAAGTCTAGAACTATTAAAACATCCTTCAAAGTACAAAAATAGAGAAAACTTTTTAGTTTCCAGATatgtttttcctttttctttttccacaAATCCAATTAACAAACGGAATAGGTAAAGATTTGTAGTAGAATTTCTACTAAGTTCCTACCGTGTTTGGATTTTCCGGCAAACCTTAGTGTGTAACAATGACCGGCGGAGGATTATCAAAACAGTTCCTATACTTTATCCTTCTTCACACAAGTGATTATCAGGTGCATAAATTGGAACAGTGGGAGTATATAACAACAGAAAAATTGGTTAAGCAACCAGTGGTTCCCATCATTTGAAGAATCGTTTAAGAAcaaaaattagaagaaaaaaaatgcaaatatatgATAATATTGTATATAATGACATTTACCAATTTTTTATCTCTCTTTTCTCAATTGTTATTTGTAAGTGTTGGTTATAGTTGTATGATGGAATAGACAATAAGAAGGGAAACATTTACATGGCAAGTACCCCACCAAATGTGATTAAAGCATATTACCAGCACTATGAAACAAGATTAGAGATAAGGGGAATCTCCCAAAGTTAAGGTGTGAAAGAAGATTTAGCAGTAAGTTAAGGAAGCAAAATATGTATTTTCTCTTATTATTGGTTTTTTCATTAAATTTTTATCTACTTAAGAGATTTTATTGTAATATCTTTAATGTCTTATGGTTATTATAGTGTCTGACAACATTATTATGGATGAGTCCAACTTCTTAGAAAGTCACAACAACTTTATTGTCCACTTCTTTTTTTTGTtgtggggtggggggtgggggggggggggttgcgaaTGTTGCTTTTGCATTTAGTTCTTATTTTCCTACTTTAAAAGCTAAAGTCTTACTTTGTTGTGACAAAATATACAACAGTAATACTTAAAACCATTTTAGAAGTGTCAAATTTACTACTACTACATAAATTTAAAAAGTTAAACATGGACGAGTTAGCTTAGAATGAAAGTTATTTGATAGCTCACATACTAAAGTGTAAAGACTTCACCTTTTTCACTATTTCGTAGTCTTTAAGGGGAACTTCTTATCATCTCCCGATTTTAAGTCATAAAAATTATATCTTTTCCAGTATTGGGATGAGAATTTAGAGAAAACAATAAGAAGTTTTCCTGAGGTATTTGGCCATGTTTTTAGGAGGGTATACTTCTAAATGTGAGTCCTCGctaattttctcatttttttctcATAGTttccgtcaaatctaacaaataaagttcgatgaatattttgccGTAGACTAAATGTTTTAAcctttggcaaacttaaaggaccaaaactgttaagtgcatacttaagagactattttaaacctaccctcatagttaagggactatttatgtCGTTTTCTCAAGAAATTAAAGAGTGAAACAAAAAGAAGTGAAGGAGCAGTTTGTGAAAAAGGAGAAAACTCAAAAAAATTAATTGGTGACTTATTAAAGGTAAAGTAATAAAAGAGTGAATACTTTACCTTTTTCTTCATCTGCCAATGCAAAAAACTTTGTATCATATTCCTTTTTGTCATCAATATCGTACCCGAACTTTTCAACCAATTGTAAGAAATTAAAGAGCGGAAAGATGGAAGACAACAAATGAAAAAGGAATTAAAAGGAAAGTTGAAGGAAATTGGGGAGAGAATTAAGGCAAGACACCTTTGATATTttgcctttttattttttgtttcttcTCTGACTCTTTGACTTCACCAAGAACATTAGAGGTCTACAATTTTAAAACCTTGAAATTCTTATTTTAGGGTTAAATATGAAGTTAATAAttaattgttgttattattattattaaattcaTTCGAGTGTTGATTATAAAATCCCCCGCTCTTCGGAGGTGCCCTCAGCGTCGAGGAACATGTACTAGGTGTCTGACTGTCTATACAACTTGCTTAGACTATGAGCTAGTACAAAAGTAAACTTCTTATCTCTTATTTATGGTAAACTTCTTATCATCTTCCTATTTTAATTCATAAAATTGTACCTTTTTTCAGTATTGGAGTCAAATATTAAAGAGTGAAACAAAGAAGAAGGGGTGAATGAGCAGTGTGTGAAAAAAGAGAAAATTCAACAAAATTGGTGTCTGATTGTTATGTCCCACATCGGTGAGCATAATGTGCTTATGTGGGTTTAAATAGCCTTGGGCTCTCCTACCTTAATAGTTAGCTTTTGGAGTGTTGAGTTAAGTTCAAGGCTGTTACAAATGGTATCAGAGTCACCCACCACCTTTCGTGCCTGTCGTGCCTTGGATGGTGACGCCGGTATGGCAGTGCTCACCCGAGGCTAGTAATGTCTAGCGCACAACCGTCGAGGACGATGGATGCCGATATGAAATATGTTTCTTTAAAATCTACGTGATAAAGTACTTTATTTTAGATCCTGAATGTCAACTTAGTTCAATCCCGcctaaatattttgaatttttaATTGTGGTGAAGTTTGTATTTGAAAGTTTTAAATTCACTTTCAAGTGAGtgattaccaaaaaaaaaattggttttaaTCGTTgatatcattttttttaatgtaGCATTTAAATCATGGACTGATTAATTTACTTTCATTGACCTATCAAAACATTTATTTCAAGCTCCTTATTTTCTTAGATTAATTAGAAGATGTAAATTACACTAAAGCGAGTTCATATACAAGATGAGAACTTTGCAACAAATCACCATTTGATATCTAATAtttgaaaatttaaaataaaaacatTAAAAGTATTTCACGTAATAAAAACTGTTACTTTTCCTTTGTGATAAATTACTAAGTTATTTATAACCCTGTTCCTATCGAAAACAAATATAGGCATATTTGCTTTTAATGGTTCCATCCTTTTGTCGTTTCAAATTTAAAGTAATAACAATATGGATGGATGGTATGTATTACAGAAACAAGTGGAGAAGTATATTGAATGTTTAAGTCCTTTTGCATGCTTCACAGTATATTTATTTACTATGTTAATATGctgctacaaaaaaaaaaaacaaaaaaaaaaaaaaggagaattcTTGACCCGTCTTTGATTCACAATTTATTTAACTCAAATAGGACATGCATCAATTTTTAAAGTTATTAGCTACTAGCTAGTATCTATAACAAAAAACTTTTGTATCACGTTATCACGAAAAGCACAGGGACGGCTGGACTGGGCTTATATGCAAAGGGCAAAAATGTCAACTGCCTTGCATAATAAACAAATGGAGCCgattttcaaaacaaagtaaaaacGGGGGCAATGTTTAAAGACCAATCACAAGGAGAAACACTCCGTGCAAAAACTTGGAGTTCTAGTTTCATTCCACCTAAACATTTTGCAGATTTAATTGGGAAAAGAAAGATAGAAGTATGAGTTGTTGAAGTGATAATACGTTTGAGTTTGGATAAATACAATATCTATGTAACATCCCGAGTTTCCTGGATTCATTATATGCATTttttagaaatattctttttACCATTCTTGAATATCAAGTTTGACATTTACTTTGTAAACCTTTTTTTTAAAGGAAGTTGTTACTACAATACATGCATATTAGTTAATAAGTTAGCTAGACAATTTGGAGCCAGTTATGTAATTTGAGTGACAATGGGGTTTATTTTCTATagagtttaaaaaaaaaggaggtGTTATGTgcaacttcaagaaaaaatagCCTTCATATAGTAGCCATTAAATCCTTGAGATTTATTTTTCTAACCTTAGAtgaaatttgcccctttttctagAAACTACTCCATCTTCTTTACAAAAGATCAATCCCTAGCTCTTCACTTTTCTCATGAAAAATCAAacatctttttttttgttggatacGTCCTATTTTCCATTTAAACAAAGAATCTAACCTTTGTTTTGAAAGATCCACATGTCATTTCTCTCACTTGTGATGAGAATTAAAATCCCGTTTTTGTTGCACATCAGTTAGTATTTTGATCATAACTTTTTATCTATAAGTTGGAATTAGGTGATTCAAAAGGTTGTGAAAAGATAAGAAAATTACCCACAACTTTCGTGTTTTGTAAAAATTCTAATTCCTCTGTTTACTATGTCAAAAATGGGGTACAATGCAGCACATAGCTGTTGTCCAGATTTTTTTCTACTTAAAAACTAGCAATAGAAGTACAAGAGGCATTTGTAAAAGGTAAGGAAGGCGACATAATTGCTAGATCGTTGCTTTGAGGACTTATAACTTCTTgatgtttgtttgagctttagaagcACTAAAGCTCCAAGATTTGCACCTAAACTTAAACTTTTCTTTCAATTTATTTTGTTTGAGATATTGTGAGAAGCTTGAATTTTGGTGAAATAGTATCTACTTTAAATTATTGTCATATTGATTTTGTTGCGACTTTAATAGTTTACTTGCTTTGTTggttgagaaagaatatcttgaGACACTTCAATATGATACCATTATTATTGAGGGTATAATTttgtaattgagttatgagtatgtTAAAATCACATTGGTGTTATGTGAATATTTTTGTAAGATGACTTAATTCGCccacatatacggattgcttgagCATTACTGCATTCTTGTCGGGACATTGTCCTTCTTGTGATAGTGACCTTGTCACTTATAATGACATACCTCATGGTATCATTcagatcttgcccatcttgactttggatttacatttcatcTTGATGATGAACTTTTGTCCATTTTCGAGTATGAGTGGATTTAC
Coding sequences within it:
- the LOC132603816 gene encoding disease resistance protein Roq1-like, whose translation is MKSCYCLRMKLLNCFACMLSKENLQREFEELSSEVVKYADGLPLALKVLGSSLYGRNKEQCRDIIDGLKKIPNDDILGKLKIGFDGLNKDEMRIFLDIGSLYNHESRYDMERILKSCGIHMIGISRLIEKSLLSISTDGYRFQIHNLIKEMGENVLREKYTSSIILLHEEIHDLFTGNLKTKKVESLQIPKGYRFEDDHVNHNEVFKRMESL